In one Neobacillus sp. WH10 genomic region, the following are encoded:
- the minC gene encoding septum site-determining protein MinC, protein MKKRQNVTIKGTKEGLVLHLDDTCSYEELKKELDQKLSANSRTQEERNLFSVKVHVGNRYLTEEQREELKSLIRQKKNLVVDDIESDVMTKEEVKRQKAENEVMTVSSIVRSGQVLRAPGDLLLIGDVNPGGTVVAGGNIFIMGSLKGLAHAGCYGNEEAVIAASNMKPTQLKISDSINRAPDSIQKNEKREMECAYIDEDRQIIVDRLQVLIHLRPNLNRFEGGH, encoded by the coding sequence ATGAAAAAACGGCAAAATGTTACAATAAAAGGAACGAAGGAAGGTCTTGTCCTTCATCTTGATGATACATGTTCCTACGAGGAACTAAAAAAAGAACTAGATCAAAAGCTTTCGGCCAACTCGAGGACACAGGAGGAACGTAACTTATTCTCTGTGAAAGTACATGTTGGCAATCGATATTTAACCGAGGAGCAGCGGGAAGAGCTAAAGAGTTTGATTCGCCAAAAGAAGAATTTAGTTGTGGATGATATTGAATCGGATGTTATGACAAAGGAAGAAGTGAAACGGCAAAAGGCCGAAAATGAGGTCATGACCGTTTCTAGCATTGTTCGCTCAGGCCAAGTGCTCAGAGCCCCTGGTGATTTACTATTAATCGGTGATGTCAATCCAGGTGGAACGGTCGTTGCCGGTGGAAATATTTTTATCATGGGGTCATTAAAAGGATTGGCACATGCCGGCTGCTATGGCAACGAGGAGGCTGTTATTGCGGCATCCAATATGAAACCAACGCAGCTTAAGATAAGTGATTCTATTAATCGCGCGCCAGATTCCATACAAAAAAATGAGAAAAGGGAAATGGAATGTGCTTACATAGATGAGGACCGTCAAATTATTGTTGATAGATTACAAGTTTTAATTCATTTAAGGCCTAATTTAAACAGATTCGAAGGGGGACATTAA
- the mreD gene encoding rod shape-determining protein MreD: protein MKKFLLPLLFLFLFILESLFVQYAPADMLGRNRIVAPHFLFAALLFLTIYVGKKQGIIYAAIFGLLFDIVYIEIIGIYLFLYPFICYLVSKIMQIMQNNIVIAFLVSLFGIALLEVGVYEMDHLIHVTSLDFMSFINLRFYPTLILNAVFIIIAGYPFKRIFEKHAETLRAE from the coding sequence GTTCCTTCTTCCTCTTTTGTTTCTGTTTTTATTTATTTTAGAAAGTCTTTTTGTTCAATATGCACCGGCAGACATGTTGGGACGGAATCGCATTGTAGCTCCCCATTTTCTCTTTGCAGCCCTTTTATTTCTGACGATTTATGTTGGAAAGAAACAGGGAATAATTTATGCGGCTATTTTTGGATTATTGTTTGATATTGTTTACATCGAAATTATTGGGATCTACCTATTTCTTTATCCATTTATTTGTTATCTTGTTTCAAAAATCATGCAAATCATGCAGAATAATATTGTGATTGCCTTTCTCGTATCTCTTTTTGGCATCGCCTTATTAGAAGTGGGGGTTTACGAAATGGATCATTTAATCCATGTGACAAGCCTCGATTTTATGAGCTTTATCAATTTACGTTTTTATCCGACCCTTATTTTGAATGCCGTCTTTATCATTATTGCAGGATATCCTTTTAAGCGGATTTTTGAAAAGCATGCCGAAACATTAAGAGCTGAATAA
- the minD gene encoding septum site-determining protein MinD, giving the protein MGEAIVITSGKGGVGKTTTSANIGTALALQGKKVCLVDTDIGLRNLDVVMGLENRIIYDLVDVVEKRCKIHQALVKDKRFDGLLYLLPAAQTVDKSAVRPEQMKELISELKQDYDYILIDCPAGIEQGFQNALAGADKAIIVTTPEVSAVRDADRIIGLIEKKQNMEAPKLVVNRIRNHMMKSGDMLDIDEITQHLSIELIGIVADDEEVIKASNHGEPIALNPNSRASIAYRNIARRILGESIPLQPLEEANKGVFTKIKQFFGVR; this is encoded by the coding sequence GTGGGTGAAGCAATAGTAATTACATCCGGTAAGGGCGGAGTAGGGAAAACGACAACTTCTGCTAATATTGGCACAGCATTGGCCCTTCAAGGAAAAAAAGTATGCTTAGTGGATACAGACATCGGTCTTCGAAACTTGGATGTCGTCATGGGGCTTGAAAATAGAATCATTTATGATCTTGTCGATGTGGTGGAAAAAAGGTGCAAAATCCATCAGGCATTGGTCAAGGACAAGCGCTTTGACGGGTTATTATATTTACTGCCAGCAGCACAAACCGTTGATAAGTCAGCTGTTAGACCCGAGCAGATGAAAGAACTGATTAGTGAATTAAAGCAAGACTATGATTATATCTTAATTGATTGTCCCGCTGGTATTGAACAGGGATTCCAGAATGCCTTGGCCGGAGCTGATAAAGCAATTATCGTCACAACACCAGAGGTTTCCGCCGTTCGTGACGCAGACCGTATCATTGGCTTGATTGAAAAAAAACAGAACATGGAAGCTCCTAAATTAGTAGTCAACCGTATCCGTAATCATATGATGAAGAGCGGCGATATGCTCGATATTGATGAAATCACCCAGCATTTATCCATTGAACTTATTGGTATCGTTGCCGACGATGAAGAGGTCATTAAAGCCTCCAACCATGGTGAACCGATTGCCCTTAATCCAAATAGCAGGGCGTCTATTGCCTACCGCAATATTGCCAGAAGGATTCTTGGAGAATCCATCCCGCTTCAGCCACTA